From the genome of Candidatus Electrothrix communis, one region includes:
- a CDS encoding cobyric acid synthase, with the protein MSEKTYSGHGGNIKEMAARLGCQPEEILDFSANINPLGPPDALWNVLAGHMQDIVHYPDPESKELVQALAEQYRLPEEQILPGNGTSDLLYATLRALSTVGANPCVRPCTSGRHRDLPLQPIERLRRAVIPVPAYIDYRQACEQAGIEVVPLPLSADNDFQPNLEQISEQLQAGDVLILGQPNNPTGRMNDREALLALADQHPEVLFLLDEAFAGFVEGYTSLAGCRENIITLCSLTKLFAVPGLRLGFLAASEKLCNAMKGQLAPWSVNALAQVAGQSMIDDTDYISKTQEIVRQNRETLCRDLSTIPALQIVPGAADFLLIRLDSKITAAELADQLLQQAKIAIRVCANYEGLDERYFRMAVRSEEENNRLVAALKDILLPGQETGSFVGCGSRIKKTPSLMFLGTGSDVGKSVLVAGLCRVLLQDGVRVAPFKAQNMSLNSYVTRDGGEMGRAQVVQAQACRLDPDVRMNPVLLKPSSDVGSQVIVHGKPIGTMRVLDYVRYKEQVWQEVCRTYDELAADFDCIILEGAGSPGEVNLKSHDIVNMRMAQYSQSPALLVGDIDRGGVYASFIGHVEVMAPWERKLLAGFLVNRFRGDASLLADAHSFVEQRTGKPVFGVIPWLNNLGLPQEDSVSFKAGLYDSAEPAGEHVEIVLIDLPHISNFTDLEPLLEEKDVWLRTVRQADELGTPDGVILPGSKNVVADLAWLAQTGLDKAICGLVEQGCQITGICGGFQILGKTVADPHGIEGEAGSLLHGLGLLDLSTELAADKTLTRREGRHLPSGQPVHGYEIHHGQTGSSKNGGTGNNTASEPLLTFADGASCGSADRTGRVWGSYLHGIFDADPFRRWFINTLREAKGLPPFSGQGAQYDLEPALDRLAAVVRQEMDMDAVYRLLGI; encoded by the coding sequence ATGAGCGAGAAAACGTACAGCGGGCACGGCGGTAATATCAAGGAGATGGCGGCCCGGCTGGGGTGCCAGCCGGAAGAGATTCTTGATTTCAGCGCCAACATCAATCCCCTTGGTCCTCCTGACGCTCTCTGGAATGTGCTGGCAGGCCACATGCAGGATATCGTCCATTATCCTGACCCGGAGTCCAAGGAGCTGGTTCAGGCCCTTGCTGAACAGTATCGATTACCTGAGGAACAGATCCTGCCGGGCAACGGTACCTCGGATTTGCTCTATGCGACCCTTCGGGCCCTTAGCACCGTAGGGGCGAACCCCTGTGTTCGCCCTTGTACATCGGGCAGGCACAGGGACCTACCCCTGCAACCTATAGAAAGATTACGAAGGGCAGTCATCCCGGTTCCTGCCTATATTGATTATCGCCAAGCCTGCGAACAGGCCGGTATTGAGGTCGTGCCGCTGCCCTTATCGGCGGACAATGATTTTCAGCCGAATCTGGAACAGATCTCTGAGCAATTACAAGCCGGGGATGTACTGATTCTTGGTCAGCCCAATAATCCCACCGGCAGGATGAACGACCGGGAGGCCTTGCTGGCCTTGGCAGATCAGCACCCGGAAGTTCTCTTTCTCCTGGATGAGGCCTTTGCCGGTTTTGTTGAGGGATATACTTCGTTGGCAGGCTGCCGGGAGAATATCATCACCCTCTGCTCTCTGACCAAGCTTTTTGCTGTGCCCGGTCTGCGGCTCGGCTTTCTGGCTGCATCCGAAAAGCTGTGTAATGCAATGAAGGGACAACTTGCCCCGTGGTCAGTGAATGCCTTAGCTCAGGTTGCTGGTCAGTCCATGATTGATGATACAGACTATATCAGCAAAACCCAGGAGATCGTTCGGCAAAATCGAGAAACTTTATGCCGCGATCTGTCCACAATCCCTGCACTCCAGATCGTTCCAGGAGCAGCAGATTTCCTCCTGATTCGGCTGGACAGTAAAATAACCGCCGCTGAACTGGCGGATCAGCTTTTGCAGCAGGCAAAAATTGCTATCCGGGTCTGTGCCAATTATGAGGGGCTGGATGAACGCTATTTCCGGATGGCAGTGCGTTCGGAAGAAGAAAACAACCGCCTCGTTGCAGCGTTAAAGGATATTCTGCTACCTGGGCAGGAAACAGGAAGTTTCGTAGGATGCGGCTCCCGCATCAAAAAAACGCCCTCGCTGATGTTCCTCGGTACGGGCTCAGATGTGGGCAAGAGCGTGCTGGTGGCCGGGCTTTGTCGGGTTCTCTTGCAGGACGGGGTGCGGGTGGCGCCCTTTAAGGCCCAGAATATGTCCCTGAACTCCTACGTGACCAGGGATGGCGGTGAAATGGGACGAGCCCAGGTGGTGCAGGCCCAGGCCTGCCGTCTTGATCCGGACGTGCGCATGAACCCGGTTTTGCTTAAGCCATCCTCCGATGTAGGCAGCCAGGTCATCGTGCATGGAAAACCCATCGGTACTATGCGGGTGCTTGACTATGTCCGCTATAAGGAGCAGGTTTGGCAGGAGGTTTGTCGCACCTATGATGAGCTGGCTGCGGATTTTGACTGCATTATTCTGGAAGGGGCTGGCAGTCCAGGCGAGGTCAATCTGAAATCCCATGATATCGTCAATATGCGCATGGCCCAATACAGCCAGTCTCCGGCCTTGTTGGTGGGTGATATTGACAGGGGTGGGGTCTATGCCTCTTTTATCGGTCATGTGGAAGTGATGGCCCCTTGGGAACGTAAGCTGCTGGCAGGCTTCCTGGTCAACCGCTTTCGGGGAGATGCCTCCCTGCTGGCGGATGCCCATAGCTTTGTTGAGCAGCGCACCGGCAAACCGGTTTTCGGGGTAATTCCCTGGCTGAACAATCTTGGCCTGCCTCAGGAGGATTCAGTCAGCTTCAAGGCTGGCCTCTACGACAGCGCAGAACCTGCGGGCGAGCATGTGGAAATCGTCCTGATTGATCTGCCCCATATCTCCAATTTCACTGATCTGGAGCCGCTGCTGGAGGAAAAAGATGTCTGGCTGCGCACGGTGCGGCAGGCCGATGAGCTAGGCACGCCGGATGGCGTGATCCTGCCCGGCTCCAAGAACGTGGTTGCGGATCTGGCCTGGCTTGCCCAAACCGGCTTAGATAAGGCGATCTGCGGACTGGTTGAGCAGGGCTGCCAGATAACAGGCATCTGCGGGGGCTTCCAGATCCTCGGCAAAACCGTGGCTGATCCCCACGGGATCGAGGGTGAAGCGGGCAGTTTACTGCACGGGCTGGGCCTGTTGGATCTGAGCACGGAGCTGGCTGCGGATAAGACCCTGACTCGCCGCGAGGGTCGACATCTCCCGTCCGGTCAGCCGGTACATGGCTATGAAATTCATCACGGGCAAACCGGCAGTAGCAAGAACGGTGGAACCGGGAACAATACTGCGTCGGAACCCCTGCTGACCTTTGCCGACGGTGCCTCTTGCGGCTCCGCAGACCGGACAGGCCGAGTCTGGGGAAGCTACCTGCACGGTATCTTTGATGCTGATCCCTTTCGCCGTTGGTTCATCAATACGCTGCGCGAGGCCAAAGGCCTGCCGCCGTTCAGCGGCCAAGGTGCTCAGTATGATCTGGAACCTGCCTTGGATCGGCTGGCTGCGGTGGTGCGTCAGGAGATGGATATGGATGCGGTGTATCGGTTGTTGGGGATCTGA
- a CDS encoding DUF6399 domain-containing protein — translation MRVVKINLTAQVDIFHGLHDISKWMGSTLGRRKSTTKRQLDKCESSLEKAEKRGANKKIVASKVKQVEEARAQDQKATQDLDNYRGTIRKISKTVHPFKLDDNKPQDSANVAKELREQAKNIETLACKQGINDNTGVMKKFKNQIKELVPSIDFWWLYVFTNLIGLGKRSKELLDWAMYHLLPTVYWYNQARKTKNPTLRKEYEKVWEKALVVFQAHALTGTFSEDEIFFWQNWAEEMVGKFHRASSAVEGRNGFLSQIHHNNRGLNSNRLKSLTVMHNYFTKRSDGSTAAQRLFGEKPPDLFEWLLHQVGELPLPRKPRKHVKSNPLNLLSVPA, via the coding sequence GTGAGGGTAGTGAAAATTAATCTAACCGCACAGGTCGATATTTTTCACGGCTTGCACGATATCAGTAAATGGATGGGCTCAACTTTAGGCCGCCGTAAGAGCACGACGAAAAGACAGTTGGATAAGTGCGAGTCAAGTCTTGAAAAAGCTGAAAAAAGAGGAGCAAACAAAAAAATTGTGGCCTCCAAAGTGAAGCAGGTCGAAGAAGCACGGGCTCAAGACCAAAAAGCCACGCAAGATCTGGATAACTACCGTGGAACAATAAGGAAAATATCAAAAACGGTGCATCCGTTCAAACTGGACGACAATAAACCGCAAGATTCTGCAAACGTTGCAAAAGAGCTGCGAGAGCAAGCCAAGAATATTGAAACGCTGGCCTGCAAACAAGGTATTAACGACAATACCGGCGTTATGAAGAAATTTAAGAATCAAATAAAAGAATTGGTCCCATCAATTGATTTTTGGTGGTTGTATGTGTTCACTAACCTGATAGGGCTGGGAAAGAGGAGCAAGGAACTGCTGGATTGGGCAATGTACCATCTTTTGCCTACGGTGTATTGGTACAATCAGGCAAGAAAAACTAAGAACCCAACCCTTCGAAAAGAATATGAAAAAGTATGGGAAAAAGCTTTGGTCGTCTTTCAGGCGCATGCCTTGACTGGAACATTTAGCGAGGATGAGATTTTCTTTTGGCAAAATTGGGCCGAGGAAATGGTGGGAAAATTTCATCGAGCTTCCTCTGCTGTCGAAGGACGTAACGGATTCTTGTCACAAATTCATCATAATAATAGAGGATTGAATTCAAATCGTCTCAAATCGCTTACCGTTATGCATAATTATTTCACAAAACGCTCAGATGGCAGTACAGCAGCGCAACGATTGTTTGGTGAAAAGCCACCGGACTTATTTGAATGGTTGCTGCACCAAGTGGGCGAGTTGCCCCTGCCTCGTAAGCCGAGAAAACATGTCAAGAGTAACCCTTTGAATTTACTTTCTGTCCCGGCTTAA
- a CDS encoding transposase, protein MSRLKLVPRKRNQTVVGHKGFVTETCDPDNKVQFITDVNLEAATHADATEISFIEQRLEENNLKPKELNADAGFVNGQSILEAAARGIDLAGPSSGRSQSIEGFADIDRPLDIADFKVQINDETKELSVLSCPKNQVPIDQPRSEKTGKLLVHFNSDVCRACGVCDRCPVKIGVKIATLTVDEAQYAGAARHHQYMGDPEYRRKCGIRAGAESLVNEIANAHDGRQSRHRNEKGSRLQLVMAGISCNVKRFIRFTQNSVQNPSNVVA, encoded by the coding sequence TTGTCCCGGCTTAAGTTGGTACCCCGTAAAAGGAACCAAACGGTTGTTGGTCATAAAGGATTTGTTACCGAAACTTGCGATCCTGATAACAAAGTTCAATTTATTACTGATGTAAACCTTGAAGCCGCAACTCATGCTGATGCAACAGAAATATCTTTTATAGAACAACGACTTGAAGAGAACAATCTGAAACCAAAAGAACTGAATGCGGATGCTGGTTTTGTCAATGGACAGTCAATCCTGGAAGCGGCAGCAAGGGGTATAGACTTGGCAGGTCCCAGTTCAGGACGATCACAGAGTATAGAAGGGTTTGCTGACATAGACCGCCCTCTTGATATTGCTGACTTTAAGGTTCAAATTAATGATGAGACGAAAGAGCTTTCTGTTTTGTCCTGCCCGAAAAATCAAGTTCCGATCGATCAGCCTCGCAGTGAGAAAACCGGCAAACTCCTGGTTCATTTCAACAGTGATGTTTGTAGAGCTTGTGGCGTCTGTGACCGTTGTCCGGTTAAAATTGGTGTTAAAATAGCAACATTAACTGTGGACGAGGCACAATATGCTGGAGCCGCTCGCCATCATCAGTATATGGGTGATCCAGAATACCGCAGGAAATGTGGTATCCGTGCAGGAGCCGAAAGTCTTGTAAACGAAATTGCCAATGCACACGACGGCAGGCAATCACGTCATCGAAATGAAAAAGGATCCCGGCTACAGTTAGTGATGGCTGGAATAAGTTGTAATGTGAAGCGATTTATCCGTTTTACGCAGAACTCCGTCCAAAATCCATCAAATGTGGTCGCATAG
- the mltG gene encoding endolytic transglycosylase MltG: MRSFCSILFLFVLLAGLAGGGWFSSYVLTSSPGIEEQIIHIPKGAGVRQIQELLAQEDIIADDIRFLALVRLFQLIDHPPRLRAGEFRMAQGMTPLEVIRFLDTAQPVRHRVTVPEGKRMTEIAAIFAEENWVDSKTFLRLCRDRTFLKELGVRARSLEGYLFPETYTLVRGEIDERKLIKMMVQRFLAVWKEVATATQERQGQDGLGEKYTQHQLLTLASIVEKETGSAGERDVIAGVFYNRLRKGMRLQSDPTTIYGIKDFNGNLTKADLQRKTSYNTYVIPGLPAGPICNPGAAAIKAVLAPAKVSYLYFVSRNDGSHKFSKTLKEHNQAVYTFQKLRKNR, translated from the coding sequence ATGCGCTCATTTTGCTCTATTCTTTTCTTGTTCGTTCTTCTTGCTGGGTTAGCAGGAGGAGGCTGGTTTTCCTCTTACGTTCTCACGTCTTCGCCGGGCATAGAGGAACAAATCATTCATATTCCCAAAGGGGCCGGTGTTCGGCAGATACAGGAACTCCTTGCTCAGGAAGATATTATTGCCGATGATATTCGTTTTCTGGCACTGGTTCGGCTTTTTCAGCTTATTGATCATCCGCCCCGGCTGCGGGCAGGAGAATTCAGGATGGCCCAGGGAATGACCCCGTTGGAGGTTATTCGTTTTCTGGATACAGCTCAGCCAGTCCGTCATCGGGTCACTGTGCCGGAAGGAAAAAGGATGACAGAGATTGCTGCCATCTTTGCCGAAGAGAACTGGGTGGACTCGAAGACTTTTCTTCGGCTCTGCCGGGATCGCACCTTTCTTAAGGAACTGGGCGTTCGAGCCAGATCCTTGGAAGGCTACCTTTTCCCGGAGACCTATACTCTGGTGCGCGGTGAGATTGATGAACGAAAGCTCATCAAGATGATGGTGCAACGGTTTCTTGCTGTTTGGAAGGAAGTGGCTACGGCCACACAGGAAAGGCAGGGCCAAGATGGATTAGGGGAAAAATATACTCAGCATCAGCTGCTTACCTTAGCCTCTATCGTGGAAAAAGAAACCGGCTCTGCCGGAGAGCGGGATGTTATTGCTGGGGTGTTTTATAATCGTCTCCGGAAGGGCATGCGCCTTCAGTCTGATCCCACGACTATCTATGGTATCAAAGATTTTAACGGCAACCTGACCAAGGCTGACCTGCAACGAAAAACCTCCTATAACACCTACGTGATTCCCGGCCTGCCTGCTGGTCCGATCTGCAATCCCGGAGCAGCAGCTATCAAGGCGGTGCTGGCTCCGGCCAAGGTATCCTATCTTTATTTTGTCTCCCGCAATGACGGCAGTCATAAATTTTCTAAAACCCTGAAAGAGCATAATCAGGCGGTGTACACCTTCCAGAAGCTGCGGAAGAATAGATAG
- a CDS encoding ATP-binding protein, with amino-acid sequence MTTNAANLQLALDWLKTVISSRLRMHLGQSETFEISPLNLSGEPSSLSAFLEHYNPDFEEFTLLLLALAPHLHPNFFSQIIAEHLPEGGDFPEFGGVKAQSHRGILPTGETALFILAGDNLEQRLAVQQLFGPDHWFTQHHILDLEAVRDGEPTMSGRLILDAEMVELLILGTVSRPRFSMDFPAEYIETKMEWDDLVLNPKTLRQIREIETWISHNATLMNDWGMGKKIKPGFRALFYGPPGTGKTLTATLLGKQTDKEVFRIDLSRVVSKYIGETEKNLSRLFDKAEHKNWILFFDEADALFGKRTDIRDAHDKYANQEVAYLLQRIEGYNGLVILATNQRSNIDDAFIRRFQTIIHFPLPNSEERCLLWQKTFPAQIMLADDIDWQQIAARFELTGAGILNVTHYCALEFLSGEYNTLSGKQLEAAILREYVKEGKVV; translated from the coding sequence ATGACTACAAATGCAGCTAACCTCCAACTCGCCCTTGACTGGCTGAAGACCGTCATCAGCAGTCGTCTGCGTATGCACCTCGGCCAAAGTGAGACCTTTGAGATCAGTCCGCTGAACCTCTCTGGAGAACCATCAAGCCTCTCCGCCTTTCTTGAACATTACAATCCAGATTTTGAAGAATTCACCCTGCTGCTGCTGGCCCTTGCTCCGCACCTGCATCCGAACTTCTTCAGCCAAATCATTGCAGAGCACCTGCCTGAAGGCGGTGACTTCCCCGAATTCGGCGGCGTGAAAGCCCAAAGCCACCGAGGCATCCTGCCCACCGGCGAGACAGCCCTGTTCATCCTTGCCGGAGATAACTTGGAACAACGCCTTGCCGTCCAGCAGCTTTTCGGCCCTGATCATTGGTTTACCCAGCACCACATTCTTGACCTCGAAGCCGTGCGCGATGGTGAACCGACAATGAGCGGTCGTCTAATCCTTGATGCGGAAATGGTGGAATTGCTCATTCTAGGCACGGTCAGCAGGCCACGTTTCAGCATGGACTTTCCGGCAGAATACATTGAAACCAAGATGGAATGGGACGACTTGGTCCTCAATCCCAAGACCCTGCGCCAAATTCGCGAAATTGAAACCTGGATCAGCCACAACGCAACCCTGATGAACGATTGGGGTATGGGGAAGAAAATCAAGCCTGGCTTTCGCGCCCTGTTCTACGGCCCGCCCGGTACCGGCAAGACCCTGACCGCCACCCTGCTAGGCAAACAGACGGACAAGGAGGTATTCCGTATTGATCTGTCGCGAGTGGTGTCCAAGTACATCGGCGAGACTGAGAAGAACCTCTCCCGACTTTTTGACAAGGCAGAGCATAAAAACTGGATTCTATTTTTTGACGAGGCAGACGCTTTGTTCGGCAAACGGACTGACATCCGCGATGCCCATGACAAATACGCCAATCAGGAGGTTGCCTATTTGCTCCAGCGGATTGAGGGCTACAACGGGTTAGTCATCCTGGCCACCAATCAACGCAGCAACATCGACGATGCCTTTATCCGCCGCTTTCAAACCATCATCCATTTCCCCCTACCCAACTCCGAAGAACGCTGCCTGCTCTGGCAGAAAACCTTTCCTGCGCAAATCATGCTCGCCGACGATATTGACTGGCAGCAGATCGCGGCCCGCTTTGAACTCACCGGAGCAGGTATCCTTAATGTGACCCATTACTGCGCCCTGGAATTTTTATCAGGAGAATACAATACGCTGAGTGGAAAGCAACTGGAAGCGGCCATCCTGCGCGAATATGTAAAAGAAGGAAAAGTTGTCTGA